The Clarias gariepinus isolate MV-2021 ecotype Netherlands chromosome 7, CGAR_prim_01v2, whole genome shotgun sequence genome includes a window with the following:
- the arl2bp gene encoding ADP-ribosylation factor-like protein 2-binding protein translates to MMDVQEKDLITKEENIVEMRDLDDEEFSISVSSKADALFDAVIGNIEAIIMEDDFLNLQRSFMEKYYLEFDDTEENKLIYTPIFNEYIELLEKYLEQQLIERIPAFNMNDFTRSLQQHKEDVSGDVFDILLTFTDFMAFKEMFLDYRADREGRVLDPSTDLVVKSLRSPASTAIPSATGSDIL, encoded by the exons ATGATGGACGTTCAGGAGAAGG ATCTGATCACTAAAGAGGAGAATATTGTTGAGATGAGAGACTTGGATGATGAAGAATTTTCTATCTCAGT atcATCAAAGGCGGATGCGTTGTTTGATGCTGTAATTGGGAACATTGAGGCTATCATAATGG AAGACGATTTTTTGAATCTTCAGCGATCCTTCATGGAGAAGTATTACCTAGAGTTTGATGACACAGAGGAGAACAAGCTTATTTATACACCAATTTTTAATGAATAT ATTGAGCTCTTGGAGAAGTATCTGGAACAACAGCTGATAGAGAGGATTCCTGCGTTTAACATGAATGACTTTACTCGTTCTCTTCA GCAACACAAAGAAGATGTCTCAGGGGATGTATTTGACATACTCCTCACCTTTACAGACTTCATGGCCTTTAAAGAGATGTTCCTTGATTATAGAGCC GATCGAGAAGGAAGAGTGCTGGATCCAAGTACTGACCTGGTGGTGAAATCATTGAGATCACCAGCTTCCACAGCAATCCCTTCTGCGACAGGATCAGACATTCTCTAA